One segment of Brassica napus cultivar Da-Ae chromosome C3, Da-Ae, whole genome shotgun sequence DNA contains the following:
- the LOC125584466 gene encoding uncharacterized protein LOC125584466 — MTQGQLVGNGGDMKEGESARKRLKITVPHFDNSALIKTYSKTLIGRCMNPPEQDMKALIQNVPKIWKLEDRVIGTDLGFGKFQFDFETENDIDAVMKLQPYHFEYWMLALARWQPKKNQLFPSEITFWVRVIGVPMEFRTTPTFESLGEALGRLVAVDVEHCRVQVVVDAFQELCFETTLDFKGGEFYDGEEVKTSLRYEKLFGYCDVCSSLCHKEELCPLSKKTVAMASPEKRRKDREGNGGWYDGGKHDDRARSYKGVVINGAPKQQYKERDGRDYHGKGKGKMTDEADLKWVKAADRGNKGSSNGHKGYRGDGEGSRYRSSRRDETKVDTQEGHGRTLSGHTGAQQVHGTVRSEAKEDGEIRDPVVIDKILPSQEFHEQLVKTQTLGTEAISDLMEVEKGLQMIQGLVEKQPVLEDDKVMNMDEFRAVFLEHGIDLDAADSLPDVSDSELEEMMKEQEEGDNTQRELEIGTNAEKKEQVDEVTGKKHASRKRLLKASLGTAVSTKMRIASALASPRKRAPTKIGTRHGDNVKQ, encoded by the coding sequence ATGACACAGGGGCAACTAGTGGGTAACGGTGGGGATATGAAAGAAGGAGAGAGTGCTCGAAAAAGATTGAAGATTACGGTGCCTCACTTCGACAACTCGGCGCTCATCAAGACCTACTCCAAAACTCTGATTGGAAGGTGTATGAATCCTCCGGAGCAAGATATGAAGGCTTTGATCCAGAATGTACCTAAGATATGGAAGTTGGAGGATCGGGTGATTGGGACAGACTTGGGGTTTGGCAAGTttcaatttgattttgaaaCGGAGAATGATATTGATGCGGTCATGAAGCTTCAGCCTTATCATTTTGAATACTGGATGCTTGCTTTGGCGCGGTGGCAACCAAAGAAGAATCAACTATTCCCATCCGAAATCACTTTTTGGGTTCGAGTGATTGGTGTTCCAATGGAGTTCAGGACGACCCCAACTTTTGAAAGCCTCGGCGAGGCACTTGGAAGATTAGTAGCAGTGGATGTGGAACATTGTCGAGTTCAAGTGGTGGTGGATGCGTTTCAAGAGTTATGCTTTGAAACCACTTTGGACTTCAAAGGGGGTGAGTTCTACGATGGCGAGGAAGTAAAGACCTCTTTGAGGTATGAGAAACTGTTCGGGTACTGTGATGTTTGTTCGAGTCTCTGTCATAAAGAGGAGCTATGTCCTCTGTCAAAGAAGACTGTCGCGATGGCGAGTCCAGAGAAGAGAAGGAAAGATAGAGAAGGGAACGGGGGTTGGTATGATGGGGGGAAGCATGACGATCGAGCACGGAGCTATAAGGGGGTAGTCATCAATGGAGCTCCGAAACAACAATACAAAGAGCGAGATGGCCGCGACTACCATGGGAAGGGCAAGGGCAAGATGACTGATGAGGCTGACTTGAAATGGGTTAAGGCGGCTGATAGAGGAAACAAGGGATCCTCTAATGGCCACAAAGGCTACCGCGGAGATGGCGAGGGCTCGAGATACAGAAGTTCACGGAGAGATGAGACTAAGGTTGATACTCAAGAGGGCCATGGTAGGACTTTATCAGGACACACAGGGGCTCAGCAGGTTCATGGTACAGTAAGGAGTGAGGCGAAGGAAGATGGAGAGATTAGGGATCCTGTGGTGATCGACAAAATACTTCCCTCTCAAGAATTCCATGAACAACTTGTTAAGACTCAGACGTTGGGAACAGAAGCTATCTCAGATCTTATGGAGGTGGAGAAGGGGCTCCAAATGATTCAGGGTTTGGTGGAGAAACAACCGGTTTTGGAGGATGATAAGGTGATGAATATGGATGAGTTTCGAGCTGTCTTTTTGGAGCATGGAATTGATTTGGATGCGGCAGATAGCTTACCAGACGTTTCTGATAGTGAGCTGGAGGAGATGATGAAGGAACAGGAGGAGGGTGATAACACCCAGAGGGAGCTGGAGATAGGCACTAACGCTGAGAAGAAGGAGCAGGTTGATGAAGTAACAGGGAAGAAGCATGCTTCTCGCAAGAGACTGCTTAAGGCCTCATTGGGTACCGCAGTGAGCACGAAGATGAGGATTGCGTCTGCGCTTGCTTCGCCGCGGAAACGAGCTCCGACCAAGATAGGCACACGCCATGGAGATAACGTCAAGCAGTAG